Proteins encoded in a region of the Streptomyces sp. PCS3-D2 genome:
- a CDS encoding DUF4239 domain-containing protein, producing MSEWLVLAIAMVLVCALVLAFTAIRHRRAAADEDTSETPDVIEYMTMMVGVVYAIVLGLAIAGVWEARGAAEDSVRREAQALYEVTQRTDVYPAAVRDRIRGEVDAYVAHTVAVDWPLLTAGESASAEGGELLGKLRTSVTHQSPATELQAQAYQPLLDHIAAADEARHSRTQNSESTLPGVVWFGLLVGGVVTVGLIFTLQIRRSGRELLLAGLFSALIVFLLFMVWSFDAPYGREGIDSAGPFQELFPRTAVAAAR from the coding sequence GTGTCCGAATGGCTGGTCCTGGCCATCGCCATGGTGCTCGTCTGCGCCCTCGTCCTCGCCTTCACGGCGATCCGGCACCGCCGGGCCGCCGCCGACGAGGACACCAGCGAAACCCCCGACGTCATCGAGTACATGACGATGATGGTGGGCGTGGTGTACGCGATCGTGCTCGGCCTGGCCATCGCCGGCGTATGGGAGGCGCGCGGCGCCGCCGAGGACAGCGTGCGCCGGGAGGCGCAGGCGCTGTACGAAGTCACCCAGCGCACCGATGTCTACCCGGCCGCGGTCCGCGACCGGATCCGGGGGGAGGTGGACGCGTACGTCGCCCACACCGTCGCCGTGGACTGGCCGCTGCTGACCGCGGGCGAGAGCGCGTCCGCCGAGGGCGGCGAGCTGCTCGGCAAGCTCCGTACCTCCGTCACCCACCAGAGTCCGGCCACCGAGTTGCAGGCCCAGGCCTACCAGCCGCTGCTGGACCACATCGCGGCCGCCGACGAGGCCCGCCACTCGCGGACGCAGAACTCCGAGTCGACGCTGCCGGGTGTGGTGTGGTTCGGGCTGCTGGTCGGCGGCGTGGTCACCGTCGGCCTGATCTTCACTCTGCAGATCCGGCGTTCCGGGCGCGAGCTGCTGCTGGCGGGCCTGTTCAGTGCGCTGATCGTGTTCCTGCTGTTCATGGTGTGGAGCTTCGACGCGCCGTACGGACGGGAGGGGATCGACTCGGCGGGGCCGTTCCAGGAGCTGTTCCCGAGGACGGCGGTGGCCGCGGCCCGCTGA
- the metG gene encoding methionine--tRNA ligase: MARHLITSALPYINGIKHLGNMVGSMLPADVYSRYLRQRGHDVLYICATDEHGTPAELAAKENGLPVAEFCAQAHDAQKAVYDGFELSFDYFGRSSSPQNAEITQHFARKLQENGFIEERAIRQVYSPADGRFLPDRYVEGTCPHCGYDKARGDQCENCTRVLDPTDLIEPRSAISGSTELEVRETKHLFLLQSKLQHEVEAWVAEHEEEWPQLASSIARKWLTEGLHDRAITRDLDWGVPVPADTWPDLAAEGKVFYVWFDAPIEYIASTKEWADADPANRDYRAWWYEADDVRYTQFMAKDNVPFHTVMFPATELGTREPWKKVDYVKAFNWLTYYGGKFSTSQKRGVFTDQALEILPADFWRYFLIANAPESDDSSFTWEHFAATVNKDLGGTLGNFVNRVLTFSRKKFGDEVPAGSPAGEAEAKLGEQIAELLAEYEGHMETLQYRKAAAALRALWSAGNAYLDEKAPWLEVKTDLDAAALTLRTAMNLIHLYSVVSEPFIPASARAMRSAFALADDTATWVTPEQAKALDAVPAGTPFTVPPVLFARITEEDLESYRERFGGTEAG, from the coding sequence ATGGCTCGACACCTGATCACCAGCGCGCTTCCGTACATCAACGGGATCAAGCACCTGGGCAACATGGTCGGGTCGATGCTTCCCGCGGATGTGTACTCCCGGTACCTCCGCCAGCGCGGCCACGACGTCCTCTACATCTGCGCCACCGACGAGCACGGCACCCCCGCCGAGCTCGCCGCGAAGGAGAACGGCCTCCCGGTCGCCGAGTTCTGCGCCCAGGCCCACGACGCCCAGAAGGCGGTCTACGACGGCTTCGAGCTGTCCTTCGACTACTTCGGCCGCAGCTCCTCGCCGCAGAACGCCGAGATCACCCAGCACTTCGCGCGCAAGCTCCAGGAGAACGGCTTCATCGAGGAGCGCGCGATCCGGCAGGTCTACTCGCCCGCCGACGGCCGCTTCCTGCCGGACCGCTACGTCGAGGGCACCTGCCCGCACTGCGGCTACGACAAGGCACGCGGCGACCAGTGCGAGAACTGCACCCGGGTGCTGGACCCCACGGACCTGATCGAGCCGCGCTCGGCCATCTCCGGATCCACCGAGCTGGAGGTCCGCGAGACCAAGCACCTCTTCCTCCTGCAGTCCAAGCTCCAGCACGAGGTCGAGGCCTGGGTCGCCGAGCACGAAGAGGAGTGGCCGCAGCTGGCCTCCTCGATCGCCCGCAAGTGGCTGACCGAGGGCCTGCACGACCGGGCCATCACCCGTGACCTCGACTGGGGAGTCCCGGTACCGGCCGACACCTGGCCCGACCTGGCGGCCGAGGGCAAGGTCTTCTACGTCTGGTTCGACGCCCCGATCGAGTACATCGCCTCCACCAAGGAGTGGGCCGACGCCGACCCGGCCAACCGCGACTACAGGGCCTGGTGGTACGAGGCCGACGACGTCCGCTACACCCAGTTCATGGCGAAGGACAACGTCCCGTTCCACACGGTCATGTTCCCCGCCACGGAGCTGGGCACCCGCGAGCCCTGGAAGAAGGTCGACTACGTCAAGGCCTTCAACTGGCTGACGTACTACGGCGGCAAGTTCTCCACCTCGCAGAAGCGCGGCGTCTTCACCGACCAGGCGCTGGAGATCCTCCCGGCCGACTTCTGGCGCTACTTCCTGATCGCCAACGCGCCCGAGTCGGACGACTCGTCCTTCACCTGGGAGCACTTCGCGGCCACGGTCAACAAGGACCTCGGCGGCACCCTCGGCAACTTCGTCAACCGCGTGCTGACCTTCTCCCGCAAGAAGTTCGGCGACGAGGTCCCGGCCGGCAGCCCCGCGGGCGAGGCCGAGGCGAAGCTGGGCGAGCAGATCGCCGAGCTCCTGGCCGAGTACGAGGGCCACATGGAGACCCTCCAGTACCGCAAGGCCGCCGCCGCGCTGCGCGCCCTGTGGTCCGCCGGCAACGCCTACCTCGACGAGAAGGCCCCTTGGCTGGAGGTCAAGACCGACCTCGACGCCGCGGCGCTCACCCTGCGCACCGCGATGAACCTCATCCACCTGTACTCGGTGGTCTCCGAGCCGTTCATCCCGGCCTCGGCGCGCGCCATGCGCTCGGCGTTCGCGCTCGCGGACGACACCGCGACGTGGGTGACCCCGGAGCAGGCCAAGGCCCTGGACGCGGTCCCGGCGGGCACCCCGTTCACCGTGCCGCCGGTGCTCTTCGCCCGGATCACCGAGGAGGACCTGGAGTCCTACCGCGAGCGTTTCGGCGGCACTGAGGCGGGCTGA